The Saccharopolyspora gloriosae genome window below encodes:
- a CDS encoding CaiB/BaiF CoA transferase family protein — MSAPQDVATGRLPLEGVRVVEFSHMIMGPSCGLVLADSGADVIKVEPVGDGDKTRVLPGSGAGFFPMFNRNKRSVAVDLKSEEGLEYVKRLIATADVVTENFRSGGLDALGLGYEELSAENPGLIYCSLKGFLSGPYEHRAALDEVVQMMGGLAYMTGPDGRPLRAGASVNDIMGGMFAAMGVMAALYERRTTGHGQLVRSSLFENNVFLVGQHMAQYAVTGRAADPMPSRLSAWAVYDVFDTGDDEKVFIGVVSDTQWRAFCAAFGLPHLAEDPTLATNTQRVGARERIMPTLRDTIRSRTQDETVRLCETARLPFAPIKRPQDLFDDPHLNETGALTEVTLADGRTARLPALPLEMGGRRLPLRLDLPRAGEHTGELARELGYSPEQISAAAQARTFCGDSAEQSASIH, encoded by the coding sequence ATGAGCGCGCCGCAGGACGTGGCGACCGGACGGCTACCGCTGGAGGGCGTGCGGGTCGTCGAGTTCTCGCACATGATCATGGGGCCTTCTTGCGGACTCGTCCTCGCCGATTCGGGCGCCGACGTGATCAAAGTCGAGCCCGTCGGCGACGGAGACAAGACTCGGGTCCTACCGGGCTCGGGCGCCGGGTTCTTCCCGATGTTCAACCGGAACAAGCGCTCGGTGGCGGTGGACCTCAAGTCCGAGGAAGGACTGGAGTACGTCAAGCGGCTGATCGCGACCGCGGACGTGGTGACCGAGAACTTCCGCTCCGGCGGCTTGGACGCGCTGGGCCTGGGTTACGAGGAGCTCAGCGCCGAGAACCCCGGGCTGATCTACTGCAGCCTCAAAGGGTTCCTGTCCGGGCCGTACGAGCATCGAGCCGCGCTGGACGAGGTCGTGCAGATGATGGGCGGCCTGGCTTACATGACAGGCCCGGACGGTCGGCCGCTGCGCGCGGGGGCGTCGGTCAACGACATCATGGGCGGCATGTTCGCCGCGATGGGCGTCATGGCCGCTCTCTACGAGCGCCGAACCACCGGTCACGGACAGTTGGTGCGCAGTTCGTTGTTCGAGAACAACGTCTTCCTCGTGGGCCAGCACATGGCGCAGTACGCGGTCACCGGCCGAGCCGCCGACCCGATGCCGTCACGGCTGTCGGCGTGGGCGGTCTACGACGTGTTCGACACCGGCGACGACGAAAAGGTCTTCATCGGCGTCGTCTCCGACACCCAGTGGCGCGCGTTCTGTGCGGCGTTCGGACTGCCTCACCTAGCCGAGGACCCCACCCTGGCCACCAACACCCAGCGAGTCGGGGCCAGGGAACGGATCATGCCGACGCTGCGCGACACGATCAGGTCCCGCACCCAGGACGAGACCGTTCGGCTGTGCGAAACCGCCCGGTTGCCGTTCGCACCGATCAAGCGTCCCCAGGACCTGTTCGACGATCCGCACCTGAACGAGACGGGGGCGCTGACCGAGGTCACCCTGGCCGACGGGCGCACCGCACGGCTGCCCGCGCTGCCGCTGGAGATGGGCGGGCGCCGGCTACCGCTGCGCCTGGACCTTCCCCGCGCCGGGGAACACACCGGTGAGCTGGCTCGTGAACTCGGCTACTCGCCAGAGCAGATTTCGGCCGCCGCGCAGGCTCGGACGTTCTGCGGCGATTCCGCCGAGCAATCCGCATCGATTCACTGA
- a CDS encoding IclR family transcriptional regulator: protein MERNDVAAVQPLRDEEGTPMSTGQQPKEQRVEAVERALGLLEAFADGADRLSLADLAKRTGFYRSTILRLAASLQRMGYLNRDADGCYRLGPTLWRLGSQYQRAFHLADYIRPALADISAETGESAAFYVREGDQRIVLYRVNSDQPMRHHLDEGSALPLELGAGGRILTVYTGGDDEHAAQIRHQRFYFSDGEWNPETGAVAVPLFGMNGGFVGALGVVGPRHRMSAQRSTEIKDLLLRNAEKLTAQLGGH, encoded by the coding sequence TTGGAGCGCAACGATGTCGCCGCGGTGCAGCCACTTCGCGACGAGGAGGGAACGCCGATGTCGACTGGGCAGCAGCCCAAGGAACAGCGGGTCGAGGCGGTCGAGCGAGCTCTGGGGTTGCTCGAGGCGTTCGCCGACGGGGCTGACCGGCTCTCGCTGGCGGACCTGGCCAAGCGCACCGGTTTCTACCGCAGCACCATCCTGAGGCTGGCCGCGTCACTGCAGCGCATGGGCTATCTCAACCGTGATGCCGACGGCTGCTATCGGCTCGGGCCGACCTTGTGGCGGCTCGGCTCCCAATACCAGCGCGCTTTCCACCTCGCCGACTACATCCGTCCCGCACTCGCCGACATCAGCGCCGAGACCGGCGAGAGCGCGGCCTTCTACGTCCGAGAGGGGGATCAGCGCATCGTGCTCTACCGCGTCAACAGCGACCAGCCCATGCGCCACCACCTCGACGAAGGGTCCGCACTTCCCCTGGAGCTCGGCGCAGGCGGACGGATCCTCACCGTCTACACCGGCGGCGACGACGAACACGCCGCACAGATCCGCCATCAGAGGTTCTACTTCTCCGACGGGGAGTGGAACCCGGAGACCGGCGCCGTCGCCGTCCCCCTCTTCGGCATGAACGGCGGCTTCGTCGGAGCGCTGGGCGTCGTCGGCCCTCGACACAGGATGAGCGCGCAACGATCCACCGAGATCAAGGACCTACTGCTGCGAAACGCCGAGAAGCTCACAGCGCAACTCGGCGGACACTGA
- a CDS encoding hydroxymethylglutaryl-CoA lyase has translation MGTPERASRTSDVDVLVSEVGPRDGLQNIDRAMPTGAKHRWVATLAAAGLREVEVASFVSPKRLPQMADAAEVVAEALRIPDLTVLALVPNLIGARNAVAAGARSLTMPVSVSESHSRANIGMSPEQAVEQVVAVAALKAEHPDLHIEVGLSTAFGCTIEGSVPEDRVIELAVHAARAGADSVGLSDTTGYANPAQVRRLFTRLSSELGERAGGAHLHNTRGQGLANVVAALDAGVRTFDSSHAGLGGCPYAPGASGNVVSEDLVFLLESMGLRTGVDLDALIAGRSVISEGLPGEQLYGHVADAGLTKGFRYADEMAEIPA, from the coding sequence ATGGGAACTCCGGAACGGGCGTCTCGAACGTCTGATGTGGACGTCCTGGTAAGCGAGGTCGGCCCTCGGGACGGTCTGCAGAACATCGATCGAGCCATGCCGACCGGGGCCAAGCACCGCTGGGTCGCGACGCTGGCTGCGGCGGGGCTGCGGGAGGTCGAGGTCGCCTCGTTCGTCTCCCCGAAGCGGCTCCCGCAGATGGCGGATGCGGCGGAAGTGGTCGCCGAGGCGCTGCGGATTCCGGACCTGACCGTGCTGGCGCTGGTGCCGAACCTGATCGGTGCCCGCAACGCCGTGGCCGCTGGCGCCCGATCCCTGACGATGCCGGTCTCGGTATCGGAATCGCACAGCCGCGCGAACATCGGCATGAGCCCCGAACAGGCCGTCGAGCAGGTCGTCGCCGTCGCCGCGCTGAAGGCTGAACACCCCGACCTGCACATCGAAGTCGGGCTGTCGACCGCGTTCGGATGCACCATCGAGGGTTCGGTGCCGGAGGATCGGGTCATCGAGCTGGCGGTGCACGCCGCACGGGCGGGTGCGGACTCGGTCGGCCTCTCCGACACCACCGGTTACGCCAACCCGGCCCAGGTGCGGCGACTGTTCACTCGCCTGTCGTCCGAGCTCGGGGAGCGTGCCGGCGGCGCCCACCTGCACAACACCAGAGGCCAGGGCTTGGCCAACGTCGTGGCCGCGCTGGACGCCGGGGTGCGCACGTTCGACTCCTCGCACGCCGGTTTGGGCGGTTGCCCCTACGCCCCGGGGGCGAGCGGGAACGTCGTCAGCGAGGACCTGGTGTTCCTGCTGGAGTCCATGGGCCTGCGCACCGGGGTCGACCTCGATGCCCTGATCGCGGGGCGCTCGGTGATCTCCGAGGGCCTGCCGGGTGAGCAGCTTTACGGCCACGTCGCCGACGCGGGGCTTACCAAGGGGTTCCGCTACGCCGACGAGATGGCGGAGATTCCCGCATGA
- the cas3 gene encoding CRISPR-associated helicase Cas3' has protein sequence MVVEVEADLRRWLGALWGKSASRGGGRRNLLLSHMLDTAAVAECLWDGYLPVVTRDLLDRVAGGPGRGRRFFAWLCGIHDCGKATPAFQCMDADCAEAVWQAGLRWDRFKVGRVRWRHDKAGAVLLRRVLPDEGWADEQVAWVWPLVAGHHGRFPGGGELALRGARLRAVQVPDADWAAAQAGLVRVFTGEVGFGDVAAVQPSSVPSRAEQLQLSGLIVMADWIASRLDGIDGLEAVSMDAARRRAREVWAELGLRGGWGKLPVPGPEVFQNRFDRGPRTSQSLVLEVARRMPAPGLMVVEAPMGEGKTKGALGAAEVFAARFGADGVFFGMPTQATCDPMFIQVREWVERIEPGLGSQVALLHGKRALNAQWRALLEAVAEDPDDDFGTIEEDAAYGLPQSAGSDGERLVPAEWFLGRLRGLLCPFVVGTIDQLLFAATRTKHVMLRMAGLVGKVVVLDEVHAADVYMSQFLKEGLRWLGQAGVPVVLLSATLPPAQRDQLLAAYLSGATGDEHEAVGVPRAAGYPSVTAVWADEHGKPAHVVEHCGSWRGDLRVRVSIADEPPAASRGSGDVVADLVQERLADGGTALVIHNTVDRVQETYRALRARFGADVGLLHGRLSAADRATRTADNLALLGPEENHRPAPGERWILVASQLAEQSFDVSTDLLITDLAPIDLVLQRIGRLHRHATSRPESLREPEVIITGFQDRGNEPPWLLPASEAIYGRMLLLRTAATVLAARGGTWSIPSEVPSLVAEVYEGTEPVPAGWSDAERDAADEDLRDRRDRITKAEQFLLTRVGHHGEPTLAGLHRGGAGELGEHQARALVRDGDPSIEVQLLTRDDRGYRTINGRSLGLNGDASAEVLDDILGSTVRLPAKLTTAAEEELAPLPAWRTHPWLGHSRALVLPANGGARLGDHLVGYDGSLGLVVGPRKAG, from the coding sequence GTGGTGGTGGAGGTCGAGGCTGACTTGCGGCGGTGGTTGGGGGCGTTGTGGGGGAAGTCCGCGTCGCGGGGTGGTGGGCGTCGGAACTTGTTGTTGTCGCACATGCTGGATACGGCGGCGGTGGCGGAGTGCTTGTGGGATGGGTATCTGCCTGTGGTGACTCGGGATCTTCTTGATCGTGTGGCGGGTGGTCCGGGGCGGGGGCGGCGATTTTTCGCGTGGTTGTGCGGGATTCATGATTGCGGGAAGGCCACTCCGGCGTTTCAGTGCATGGATGCCGACTGTGCCGAGGCGGTGTGGCAGGCGGGGCTGCGGTGGGATCGGTTCAAGGTCGGTCGTGTTCGGTGGCGGCACGACAAGGCTGGGGCGGTGTTGCTGCGCAGGGTTTTGCCTGACGAAGGTTGGGCGGACGAGCAGGTGGCGTGGGTGTGGCCGTTGGTCGCCGGGCATCATGGCCGGTTTCCCGGCGGGGGTGAGTTGGCGCTGCGTGGGGCCCGTTTGCGGGCGGTCCAAGTGCCGGATGCTGACTGGGCTGCAGCGCAGGCCGGGTTGGTGCGAGTGTTCACCGGAGAGGTCGGGTTCGGTGATGTGGCGGCGGTGCAGCCGTCTTCGGTGCCGTCGCGGGCGGAACAGTTGCAGTTGAGTGGCTTGATCGTGATGGCCGACTGGATCGCATCCCGCCTCGACGGTATTGACGGGCTGGAAGCGGTGAGCATGGACGCTGCCCGGCGCCGGGCGCGGGAGGTGTGGGCGGAGCTGGGTTTGCGCGGCGGCTGGGGGAAGTTGCCGGTGCCGGGCCCGGAGGTGTTCCAGAACCGGTTCGACAGGGGGCCTCGCACGTCGCAGTCGCTGGTGCTGGAGGTGGCGCGGAGGATGCCGGCGCCGGGGCTGATGGTCGTCGAGGCGCCGATGGGGGAGGGCAAGACCAAGGGCGCGTTGGGGGCTGCCGAGGTGTTCGCGGCGCGGTTCGGTGCGGACGGCGTGTTCTTCGGCATGCCGACGCAGGCGACGTGCGATCCGATGTTCATCCAGGTGCGGGAATGGGTGGAGCGCATCGAGCCAGGTTTGGGCAGTCAGGTCGCGTTGTTGCACGGCAAGCGAGCGTTGAACGCGCAGTGGCGTGCGTTGCTGGAGGCGGTGGCCGAGGACCCGGATGACGACTTCGGCACGATCGAGGAGGACGCGGCCTACGGTTTGCCACAGTCGGCTGGGTCGGATGGTGAGCGGCTCGTTCCCGCGGAGTGGTTCCTGGGCCGGTTGCGGGGTTTGTTGTGTCCGTTCGTGGTCGGCACGATCGACCAGTTGCTGTTCGCGGCGACGCGGACCAAGCACGTGATGCTGCGGATGGCCGGTCTGGTCGGCAAGGTCGTCGTGCTTGACGAGGTGCACGCTGCCGACGTGTACATGTCGCAGTTCTTGAAGGAAGGGCTGCGCTGGCTCGGCCAAGCCGGGGTTCCGGTGGTGTTGCTGTCGGCGACGTTGCCGCCGGCGCAGCGGGACCAGCTGCTGGCCGCGTACCTCTCCGGTGCCACCGGTGACGAGCACGAAGCGGTCGGTGTGCCGCGGGCCGCGGGCTATCCGAGCGTGACGGCGGTGTGGGCCGATGAGCACGGGAAACCCGCTCATGTGGTGGAGCACTGCGGCTCGTGGCGCGGTGATCTGCGGGTGCGGGTGAGCATCGCTGATGAACCTCCGGCGGCTTCTCGGGGCAGTGGCGACGTCGTTGCCGATCTGGTGCAGGAACGCCTTGCCGACGGCGGGACCGCGTTGGTCATCCACAACACCGTCGATCGGGTGCAGGAGACCTACAGGGCGTTACGAGCCCGGTTCGGCGCCGATGTCGGTCTGCTGCACGGGCGTTTGTCCGCCGCCGACCGGGCCACTCGCACCGCGGACAACCTCGCACTGCTCGGGCCCGAGGAAAACCACCGCCCAGCCCCGGGAGAGCGATGGATTCTCGTGGCTTCACAGCTGGCGGAGCAGTCGTTCGACGTCTCGACGGACCTGCTGATCACCGACCTCGCACCGATCGACTTGGTGTTGCAACGCATCGGCCGGTTGCATCGCCACGCCACCTCGCGGCCTGAGTCCCTGCGCGAACCCGAAGTGATCATCACCGGGTTTCAGGATCGCGGGAACGAGCCACCGTGGCTGCTTCCTGCCAGCGAAGCCATTTACGGCCGGATGCTGTTGCTGCGTACCGCGGCAACCGTTTTGGCGGCACGAGGTGGTACGTGGTCGATCCCTTCCGAGGTGCCGTCCTTGGTCGCCGAGGTCTACGAAGGGACCGAGCCCGTCCCCGCGGGGTGGAGCGATGCGGAACGGGATGCCGCGGACGAAGATCTGCGCGATCGGCGGGACCGCATCACGAAAGCGGAGCAGTTCCTGCTCACCCGTGTCGGCCACCACGGCGAACCAACCTTGGCAGGACTGCATCGTGGCGGCGCGGGCGAGCTCGGTGAACACCAGGCACGAGCCCTGGTCCGAGACGGCGACCCCAGCATCGAAGTCCAGCTGCTCACCCGCGATGACCGCGGCTACCGCACGATCAACGGCCGTTCCCTGGGGCTGAATGGAGATGCCAGCGCCGAGGTCCT
- a CDS encoding IS256 family transposase, which translates to MSPRKNEKNSDRQLSPEQAAAAAMISQARREGLDLTGPDGVLKVFTKNVLETALNEEMTEHLGHEKNRTDPARDSGNIRNGTRPKTVLSDAVGEVDIAVPRDREGTFSPQIVKKRQRRIGSVDEIVLSLYAKGLTTGEIAAHFADIYGASVSKDTISTITDKVVTEMEAWSDRPLDAVYAAVFIDAIHVKVRDGQVANRPVYAAIGVTLDGRKDVLGLTAGHGGGEGAKFWMSVLIDLKNRGIRDVFFLVCDGLKGLPEVVANVWPQTIVQTCIIHLIRNSFRLVSRKHWEELKRDLTPIYTAPSPRAAEAALDELDNKWGTKHAAIIRFWRNAWQEFIPFLDYDTEIRRMICSTNAIESLNARYRRAVRARGHFPTEQAAMKCLYLVTRSLDPTGTGRTRWTQRWKPVINAFAITFSDRWPAAETY; encoded by the coding sequence GTGAGCCCACGCAAAAATGAGAAGAATTCAGATCGGCAGCTGTCTCCGGAGCAGGCCGCTGCGGCAGCCATGATCTCCCAGGCTCGCCGGGAAGGGCTGGACCTGACCGGCCCGGACGGCGTACTGAAAGTGTTCACCAAAAACGTCCTGGAAACGGCGTTGAACGAGGAAATGACCGAACACCTCGGACACGAGAAAAATCGGACTGACCCCGCAAGGGACTCGGGCAATATCAGGAACGGAACACGCCCCAAGACAGTACTCTCCGATGCGGTAGGCGAGGTGGACATCGCCGTGCCGCGTGATCGCGAGGGCACTTTCAGCCCGCAGATCGTGAAAAAGCGCCAACGCCGCATCGGCAGCGTGGACGAGATCGTGCTGTCACTGTATGCAAAAGGACTCACCACCGGCGAGATCGCGGCGCATTTCGCCGATATCTACGGTGCCTCGGTATCCAAAGACACGATCTCGACCATCACCGACAAAGTCGTCACGGAAATGGAAGCCTGGTCCGACCGGCCCCTCGATGCCGTGTACGCGGCCGTGTTCATCGACGCGATCCACGTGAAGGTCCGCGACGGCCAGGTCGCCAACCGGCCCGTCTACGCCGCCATCGGCGTCACCCTCGACGGCCGCAAGGACGTCCTGGGCCTCACAGCGGGCCACGGCGGCGGCGAAGGCGCGAAGTTCTGGATGAGCGTGCTCATCGACCTCAAAAACCGCGGCATCAGAGACGTCTTCTTCCTCGTCTGCGACGGACTGAAAGGACTCCCCGAAGTCGTGGCCAACGTATGGCCGCAAACCATCGTGCAAACCTGCATCATCCACCTGATCCGCAACTCATTCCGACTCGTATCCCGGAAACACTGGGAAGAACTCAAACGCGACCTCACGCCGATCTACACCGCCCCCTCCCCACGCGCAGCCGAGGCCGCATTGGACGAACTCGACAACAAATGGGGCACGAAACACGCGGCGATAATCCGATTCTGGCGCAACGCATGGCAGGAATTCATCCCCTTCCTCGACTACGACACCGAAATCCGCAGAATGATCTGCTCCACCAACGCCATCGAATCACTCAACGCCCGCTACCGGCGAGCAGTCCGAGCGAGAGGACATTTCCCCACCGAACAAGCCGCCATGAAGTGCCTCTACCTCGTCACCCGTAGCCTGGACCCCACCGGCACCGGCCGCACACGATGGACCCAACGCTGGAAACCCGTGATCAACGCCTTCGCGATCACCTTCAGCGACCGCTGGCCAGCCGCGGAAACCTACTAA